ATACCTGCCAGAATCTCATCCTGGCAGCAGCTGGTCTCGGCTATGATGTATTTCCCACCGACATGTTCCATGACGAACTGATCGTCAAACTTGCGAACCTTGACCCGGAGACCCAGTGGCCGGTGTATCTTGCGGCTGTAGGAAAGGTGGAGAGGAGTGTTACCCTCGCATAAAAACAGGATCCGGCCCCCTCATTCATTATTTTTTAGAGATAAGGTTCGACATTTTTTTACCTTTACAAAAGCACATTGTTAATGTAAATCATTTTAGGGGTTCCTGGTATGGACAGACGAGGCCGTAAAAAGGGAGCAGATACAAGGGGCAGTCGGCTATGGTAAAACGTTACCTTGAGCTCCGATCCCTTGACGAAGCGCTCGAACTGCTCACCACTTCTTTTGCCGCCCCCCGGCGAACCGAGAAGGTTCCGGTTATGCAATCGGTCGGCCGGGTCGTGGCCGAACCGGTCTTTGCAAAATATTCCGTACCTGAGGTAAACCTCTCTGCAATGGACGGCATTGCGGTCAGGAGCCGGGACACCATAGGTGCCGGCGACCGGAACCCGGTAACCCTGGACCATTTCGCCCGGGTCAACACCGGCAACATCATCCCTCCGGAGTTCGATGCGGTCATCATGATCGAGGATGTCTGGGAGTCCGGTGACCGTTTCCAGGTCCGCCGGACTGCCGCACCCTGGCAGCATGTCCGCCCGGCCGGAGAAGATATCAAGGAGAACCGGCTCGTAATGCCCCGTGGTCACCTGATCCGGCCATTCGATATCGGGGCGCTCGCTACCTATGGGATTACCACGGTTGAAGTCCTTGCCGTCAGGGTCGGGATCATCCCCACCGGCAGCGAGCTGGTACCGCTCGGTGTCCGGCCAGGACCGGGGCAGGTGGTGGAGAGCAACACCATCATGACACAGGTATTTCTCGACCAGATGGGAGCGCACTGCACCCGCCTGCCGATTGTGGCAGACGATCCCGATCTCATCAGGGAGGCGCTCTTTAAGGCCGTGAAAGAAAACGATCTGGTCATCATCTCCGCGGGCTCTTCAGCCGGCACCCGGGACTTTACCGAGAGTGTCATACGTTCGCTCGGTGAGCTGATCTTCCATGGCGTGGCAGTCAGGCCGGGTAAACCGGTGATGCTGGGGAAGGTGGAGGGAAAACCGGTCCTCGGGCTGCCGGGCTACCCGCTCGCTGCCCAGACTGCTCTCCGGGAATTTGCCGCACCCCTGCTGGAATCCTGGGGATTTCCCCCGGCCCCCCGGTTCGCAGTCACGGCCCGGCTCGCACAGCCGCTGGTATCAGATCCCGGGTTTGATGATTTCGTGCCGGTCTTTGTCGGCCGTATCGGCTCTTGTCTCTTCGCAACCCCGCATCTGAAAAAAGCCGGCGTACAGATGGCAACGGTCAAGGCCAACGGTTACGCACGCATCCCGGCTCAGGTTGAAGGCTGCGAGGCCGGCACCGAGCTCGAAGTCCTTCTCACCACGGACCCGGGAAGTATCGAACGAACGCTTATCCTGACCGGATCGCTGGATCCCACCTTAGAGGAACTCGCGAGCCTTGCCCATGATGAGGGATTGTATATCCATGCCACCAACCCCGGCAATACGGCAGCACTTCTTGCCCTCCGCAACAATACCTGCCATGCCGCTCCCCTCAGCCTGCCGGCGCGGTCCCTGCTGACATCCTACCAGCCTTTCATAAAATTCCTGGAGGCCGGTGATCTGGCTTTTATTCATATTGCCACCGTTGAGCTGGGTATCGTTTCCTGCGATGGGCTGGGACTTAAGGATCTCACCCATTGCCGGTTCATCAATACCCGGAGAGAATCGCCTCCCCGGATGGTTCTCGATGCCCTGCTGGCCGCAGAGGGTATTGATCCATTGCAGGTGAACGGGTACCTGCAGGAAGTACATGGTCCCCCGGCAGTGGCAGCAGCTGTCCGGAACGGTTTTGCTGATGCCGGGATGTGCACATCCAGTATTGCCAGCGCCGCCGGGCTCCGGTTCGTACCGGTTGCCCATGAGGATTATGAACTTGCAGTGCGGCGGGAGATGCTGGAAGATTCCCGTATCCGCACGCTGGTATCGCTCATCCAGTCTCCCGGGTATCGCGCGATCCTTGCAAAGACCGGGGGGTATGATACCAGCCTCACCGGCACTATCCGGGGACTGAACGGCGAGAATATCTTAACCCCGTTATCCCCGGGAAGCCTGCCGGCCGGGTATATCTGAATACATCTCCCTCTCTTCTCTATCGGAGTTTTCCATCAGCCTCTGTTGTCGTAATATCGGGTGATGCCCAAACGGTGGGGCAAAAAGCACGATGTGTTCAGGTTACCACGAGCAACAGCCCGTCTCTTCTTAGGATTTCAACAGAGCAAATAAAAAAAAAAGAGATTCGTTCAGGAAGGAATGCTTCACTTCTTGACAAACGGGTTGAAGACGTTCTCGTAGATCATGTCGCTGCCGGTATTGTGGAGCCGGCCACGCTCGGTCTTCTCCTCAGCAAAGGCAAGGAGCGGGAGTTCCATGCTGACACCCGGGACATGGCCGAACATCTTTTCGAGTTCAACCTGCTGGGCGTGCATGAAGAGCGCATTGGGGATTTCTGCGGGGCAGACTTCCTCGCACTGTCCACAGTTCACGCAGGAGTCTGCGATGTGGGCGTACCGGATGAGGTGGAACATGAAGCTGACGGGCAACTCGCCGGGTGCAACATAGGCCGGGTTCTTGGTGGTGCAGTCAACGCAGTAGCAGATCGGACACTGGTCAATACACCCGTAGCACTTGATGCACCGGGAGGTCTCGGCCATGATCTTCTGTAAGCGATCCTTGCCCTCGCCAAGTGCTTCGAAGTCGTGCTTGCGCCACTTGTCGCCGAGCTTGAGCATTGCGCCTTCTATCTTGGCACGGATCTCAAGACCCTTGGGGTTAGCTGGCGCTGTTTCCAGGATGCCCTTCTTGATGGCACCGGCCATCAGGTTTGCACCCTTTTCGGAGCAGACTTCAACGAAGGTTGCCTTACCGGCCTTTTCGCCGATGACTCCCCAGTTTCCGCAGGCAAGGTCAGCCTGTCGCGGGATCTTTAACTTGCAGCGGCGGCAGTTGGAACGCCGGCCAAAGCCTGCCTCTTCGAGTTCGTCAACAGAGATACCCTTGTGGCCTCCCTCGAACTCGATGATGAACTGGCCCTTGTCGATCTCTTCCTTGTGCACTTTCTCGGGATCGACACCGTACTTTTCGGCGATCATTTTCCGGGCGATGACCGGGCTGACCGATCCCCCACAGTTGACCCCGATCATAATGATATTGTCAAGGTTGATCTGCTTGCGCTTTGCGAGTTCGTAGAACCCCATCATGTCACAACCCTTGACCGTCACACCGATCTTCTTGTCCTCTGCCCCGTCAAGGTACTTCTTGACAAGCTTGGGCAGCAGAAGCGTTCCGCAGTGGAGCGATCCGGCGGTCTTGGCAAGATCCTTGGGGTCCGTGACGATGACCGGCTTTGCGTCGTAGAGGTCAACACCCTTGGTTACCACAAGGACTGCATCGACCATCTTGGATTCAAGGGCATACTTCCACAATGCGGTGACTGCGCCACCGAGCTCGGCTTTCTTCTGGATCTCTGCGTCATTGGTCCATGCGTACAGCATTTCGCCTTTTTTGGTCATGATCAGGCCTCCACGATCTTCTCAACCTTGACAGCACAGTGCTTGAGTTCCGGCATCTTGGAGAGCGGGTCGAGCGCAGTGTTGGTGAGATCGTTTGCTCCATGGACAAAGTGCATGGGCATGTAAAGCACTTTCGGGGCTACATCTTCAGATACCCGTGCAACAGCGATGGATTCACCACGACGGCTGGTCACTTTGATCTTCTCGTACGGCCTGATGCCGAGTTCCTTTGCGTCCTGCGTGTTGAGCTGGACATAGTTTTCGGGAACATCGTTGTGCAGGGTCGGGCTCCGGTCGGTCTGGGTCCGGGTGTGGTAGTGGAAGATACAACGCCCGGTCATCAGCGTGTACGGGTACTCTGCATCGGCGACTTCTGCGGGTGGGCGGTATTCAAGTCCGAACATGGTGCCCTTGCCATCCGCTGCGGAGAACTTTCCTACGTGGAGGATTGGTGTTCCCGGGTGTTCGATGGTCGGGCAGGGCCAGTGGACAGATTCGGGCTTTTCCATCTTCTCGTAGGTTACGCCGAACTGGCCGGGGGTGACTGCACGCATGTCGTCCCAGACATCCTTTGCGGTCTTCCAGTCAAAGCCCTTGAGGCCCATCTTCTTTGCCAGCATGCCGATGATCTCCCAGTCGTACTTCGATTCGCCGGGACCGTTGACGGCCTTCCGGACCCGGTTGACACGGCGCTCGCCGCTGGTGAATGTGCCGTCTTTCTCGGCAAAGCAGGTACCGGGCAGGACTACGTCTGCATACTCACAGCTCTCGGTCCAGTAAATATCCTGGATAACGAGGAAGTCGAGTTTGTCCAAGGATCTCCTGACGTGGTTCGAGTCAGGATAGGAAACGACCGGGTTCAGGCCGAGGATGTACATCGCCTTGATCGGGTCGCCGCACTGGGTGATCTGCTCGGTTAAGGTAACACCGTACCAGTCGGGAAGGGTTCCTTCTTTCATGAACCATGCCTTCTCCATCTTGGCACGGTTCTCGGGGACGGCAACTGCCTGGTAGCCGGAGAAGACGTTCGGGTATGCACCCATGTCGCAGGCACCCTGCACATTGTTCTGGCCACGGAGCGGGTTGACACCGACACCGGGGCGTCCGACATTGCCGGTGAGCAGCGCGAGGTTCCCCATGGACCGGACATTGTCGGTACCAGTGCTTAACTCGGTGATGCCGAGGCAGTAGATGATGACTGCATTCTTTGCATTTGCATACTGGCGGGCAAACTCCTTGACCTTCTCTTGCGGGACACCATGGATTTTTGTGGCGTCAGCATAATTCTCGACGGTCTTTTTCATGTCTTCGAAGCCTTTCGTGCGCTCCTTTATGTACTCCTTGTCCTCGAGGCCTTCCTTGATGATGTAGTACATCATATTGTTGGCAAGGGCAATGTGGGTTGACGGGGTGAACGGGATCCATTCATCGGCAATCTTTGCTGTTGCACTTTTCCGCGGGTCAACGACAATGACCTTGATCCCCTTCTTCCTGGCCTGCATTACACGCCTGGCGGCAAGCGGGTGGGCCTCGACTGCGTTCGAACCCCACATGACGATGAGGTCTGAGTTCAGCACATCTTCGAATGTGTTGGTGGCTGCACCGGAACCGAATGAGAGCGAGAGACCTGCAACGGACGGGCCGTGGCAGATACGTGCACAGTTGTCAACGTTGTTGGTCTGGAAGGCAACACGGGCCCACTTCTGCAGGGCATAGCAGTCCTCGTTGACGGTACGGCACGAGGTGTGGAAACCCAGCGCCTTGGGGCCGCCCTGTTTGTGAGCCTCGCTGAACTTCTTTGTGATCAGGTCAATGGCTTCGTCCCACGAGGCTTCCTCGAACTTGTCGCCCTTCTTGATCAGGGGTTTGGTCAGCCGGCCTTCCTTCTGGACGGTTTCCCAGCAGGTCGTGCCTTTCGGGCAGAGCTTGCCTTCGTTGATCGGGGACCGCTTGAACGGTTCGACACCAACGAGCTCATTTCCCCTGGATACGAGGTTAAGGCCGCAGCCAACCCCGCAGTAGGGACAAGTCGTTGTTGTATATTTAAGAGAATCAGGATTGAGTTCGCTCATCTTCTATCACCATAATTTCACGGGAACTTCACGCCAGAAAATGGCCGGGGCGCCCGTGTATACACAACACGTTATGATGCGTGTCGGCAACCCGCAAAATCTGTTAATTAATTTTGCTTGATTATTGATCTGAGTAAATGTGATATTTATAGATTATGAAAAACATCCTGAAAGTGGAGATTAACTGGGGGTTTGCTTGTGGTCGTGCCCGGTTTACTCCAATTATTTGTGTTTATTACAATCAATTGTTTTTCATAAAATGTTTATTACATTATAGACAACCGTTAATCCATGCAAGCAGTTCACCCTGAAGAGATGCCCGAAGCGCTGAAAGCCAGCATGGACAAAGGCGGGGTACAGCCAGAGCTCCAGAAAGATGTGCTTCGGTTGTCAGAATTCCATACCTACCCGGCACCCGGTGTCCTCATCGGGGCTTTCATGGTGGATTATGCGATGGAGCTGCTCAGGGTGACTGCCGACAGGAAACTCTACGGTGTCTGCGAGACTCCCAAGTGCCTCCCGGATGCCCTGCAGGTAATCGCCCACTGTACAACCGGAAACAACCGGCTCAAAGTTGTGCCTATCGGGAAATTTGCCATTACCCTGAACGCCTCTTCCGATGGCGAAACTGCTGAGGCGGTGAGGGTGTTTGTGGACCTGGAGAAACTCAGGAACTATTCCACGATCAATGTCTGGTATGCCAACAGCCCGGCATATGACAAAGATACTATGAAAGGGCGACTGCAAGACGAGATCTTCCGTGCCGGGCGAAACATTCTCTCCTTTGAACGGGTTCGAGTCATGGTGAAGAAGAAGAAAAAATGGTCCTCGGTCACCTGTCCCTGTTGCGGCGAGACAGTTCCCGATTACCTGATTGAAGGGGATCGCTGTGGTGCCTGCGGATCCATGAAATATTATGAGAAGATATAATCTGGGAAATCCGGCTCACGAACAAATCATACCTTTTTTCATCGGTTAACGACAGGACCTGTATAACGTTCAGAAACCGCTATGCGGGTAAGGGATAAAAAAAGGGATATTTACGGCGTGACGCCGGGTGTTTCTGTTTTCCGGACAGGTTTTTTTATCCAGGCCAGTTCCTTACCCTCGAAGGCAAAGGATTTCATAACAAAAATTTTCAGATCTTTTGGTAACTTCGATGTATCTGCATGGGCCGGCACGATGATTGCATAATCATAGCGCGGTATGGTTCCGTCAAATACCGGCTCCGGGTGGATCAGCTCGTCAATCATATCCAGTGTCACCTCTTTTTTGAACGTGACCAGGATCCTGACAATCTCATGGTATCCGTTGTTCATCCGTTTTACAAGAACAATCGTATCATACCCAGTCCCCTTCTTTTTCAGGGTTATTTTCCAGCCATCAAAGGTCGAGTAGATGTGCTTTATCTCCTGCAATACAAAATCGTGCATAATGTCGGTGCAGATACCCATATGTGATCAGTTAACTTACTTTGTTTAAAAATAAAAATATTATGTTAAATACATTTAACTAACAATGATTCATTTTTACACTTCTTTTAAGGGATATCGTTATCTGATATTTCAAATTGTTACGTGAAAATTCCGGGTCTCAAGAAAAACCGTGAAACAACTTTATTAAACTAAAATAATTAACAAAACCCTTTTATTAACAAGAAAATAATACTCTTTTGCCCAGGAGAACGGGCAGGTCAGGTTAAAAAAAACCGTTTCACGGTATCCGGCATCATGCCACGATGTCTGAACTTGATCTATTCCTCATTTCCCGGATGCGGCCGCTTGTCGTCATAGTATCACACCTATTGCGGCCGCCCCGGCAGTAAAAAAGATGCAGGTTATTCTGCCCGGATGATTGTTCCGGTATTTTTCCCGTTGATTGCTTTTTCGATATTTCCGCGTTTGTGGCAGTTGATGATCCGCACTTCCCGGATATTGACTGCATTTTTAAGTAACTCGACTACCATGGGTTCGAGGACCATGTCTTCTAGATCCATGTCGATCAGTTCCTTTGCCGTGATATCCCGAATGAGCTCGGCATCAGGATTTTTCCGGGGATCCTCGGTATACAGGCCGTCGACATTCTTGCCGATGATACAGTTCTTTGCTCCGAGCACTTCTGCGATCAGGAACGCGCCGGTGTCGGTGCGGTGCGGGGGGATCACTTCGTTCCGCGCCGGATGCTCGTACAGTCCGTACGGCGGTGTTCCGTGAATGACCGGCAGTATGCCGAGTTTCAAGAGCATGGGAAGTTCGAGAAGATCGGTGGTGTGGATCCGCGTCCCGCTGTATTTTGAGAGGAGGATTGAGACCATTATTGCGTTCTGCTCAGAGATCTTTGCCGAGAGCTCGGCAAGGACTCCGGTGGGCATGCCGAGATCCATTCCTATGTCCATGATGTGGCGGACCCGTCCGCCCCCGCCAGTGACGACAAGAAGTTTGTGCTTTTTGGATACCTCCCCGATCTCTTCGCAGAGGGGGTACATCACTTCGCGCCCGTAATCGATTGCACCATGCCCTCCTATCTTGACAATGTTAATGTCAGGGGCAATGCGGATCTGTTCGGATGCTTTCCTCTTTGTCTTCATCATGCCTTTCCGGACAAGGGTCTCACCCTGGAGACCGCTCTCGAGTTCAAACCGCTTTTTCATGATTAGTCTGCCATCTAGCCTATCACCATGCATAGTTATAAGCCCACGTAAACCAGTTGATATATCAGGGCCAGTACTTATCCCGCGAGAAAAAATTCATATGCTCCGGGCTGAAGAATGGCAGGGAGGAAAAGACCATGAAGATCTATGTGCGTGAGCGCCAAAAAGTTGGAGAAGGTGTCGAGTCACCCAAGTATCGCATTGTTGCCGTAACCGGTGGACAGCTCCAGATTGAGGCAACCCATTTCCGGAAATTCGAAGTCGAGCAGATCGCAAAAGATGTTGGCGCAGAAGTCGTGTTCATGAAGCCGGTAGATGATGAACACAAGAAGAAACATTAACTTTTTTCGTCACACCGGTCCATGGCAGGGCCGGTATCAGAGGATTATGCTGTCACGATCGATTGCTAATGCTCTTTATGGGAGTATGTTCAATTATTTCATGAAGTTCATTCATGGCAGCCCTTTCCGTTGATATCCTCTTTGATGCCGCAGTCCGTATCCAGCTGCTGGAGCGGTCGATCACCGTTTCCTTTGCTGATAATACTATAAGGATGAAGTTCCCGACAACACGGCGACTTGCCGAGTTTTTAGATGTCCAGCACTATTACGTACTGCCCTATTTTGCCATGATGGAGCAGGAGGAGCTGGTCACCCGGGCAGAACGGGTGGGAATTTTAACAACCGCAAAAGGCAGCCGGAAAATGATAGCACTTATGCAGGAAAAGTACCGCAAGGAAAGCAGCGAGATCCTGGGCGCGGCAATTTTCGAAGAATTGCTCAAAAAATGCTGAGCTTGCAGCATAATTCACTTTTAATTATTGTTAACAACGTTTCAATGTCAAGAACAAATCATTGAAACCATTTGATAACCAGTTGGTAACCAGATGTTTTTAACCTGTATGAAAAAGAAACATTGAATAGTGTTCTGGCCTACCGGTAATCCGGTTTAACTATGACAAAAAATGTGCATGTTGGATTTATTGCAGCAGTATTTGTTCTGCTGTTCCTTGTGACCTGCTTTGCAGGATGTACGAGCCAGACTACGCCCGCCCCCGCGGCCACCCCTACGGTAGTCGCGACAACAGCCGCACCGCAGACGCTCCTTATCGCAACGACTACGAGCCTGTACGATACCGGCCTCCTCGACTATCTCCAGCCAATATTCGAGAAGAAGTATAATGTCCAGCTCAAGATAACCTCACAGGGAACCGGCAAGGCAATTGAGCTGGCAAAAAATGGTGACGCCGATGTCCTGCTCGTCCACTCACCAAGCCAGGAACTGGCATTCATGAAAGGCGGTTATGGCCTGAACCGGCGCTCGTTTGCCTCAAACTCATTTGTAATTGTAGGCCCGGCAGCGGATCCGGCGGGCATCAAGGATATGACCCCCGAGCTGGCGATGACGACACTCCGGTTGAAAGGCACCAACAAGACCGCAGGTGTTTTCTTCGTATCCCGTGGTGACGGCTCCGGTACTCACTCCGCCGAGAAAAATGTCTGGGCCAAGGCTGGATACAATTACACGACCCAGATCCAGAAGTCCGGGGATTGGTATTTAGAAGCGGGCAAGGGTATGGGAGAGACGCTCCAGATGGCAAACGAGAAAGGTGCATACGTCCTGACCGATGAGGGGACCTTCCTTGCATACAAGAACAATCTCAACCTGGTACCGGTTGTCAGCAAAGGTGCAAGCCTGCTGAACATCTACAGCGTGATGACGGTTTACAACGACAAGCAGCCGGCCGACAAGATCCAGATGGCCAACAATTTCGTCAACTTCCTCATTGATCCGCAGACCCAGACGGAGATCGGCGCCTTTGGTGTCGACAAGTACGGAAAATCCCTCTTCATCCCGATGAGTGTCGAGGTTCCGACCGCAACTGCGGGCTGGGTAGGGGATTACAGCACACCGGCAACAGCGATCGCACCGGCACCTGCTGCAACCACCGTACCGGTAACTACTGCTGCCCCGGCAGCCAGTACAAAATAATTTCACCTTTTTTAAAACGGGAAAAGATTTTCCCCGTCACATCAGGGTTTAATCCAGGACCGAAGGTAATCAGCAGATATCCGGTCCGGACTTCTTCTTAATCCCGTAGGTGATATAGGCAAGAACCATCCCGACAATAAATGCGACGGTCATCGAACTGACCAGGGCGAGTATACCAATGACGCCCGTGATAAGCAGGGAATCGGTCTTAAAACTGTGCCGGCTCATCTCGATCCCGACAAAGACGAGAAGGGCCCCCAGCACGCCGACAGCGATGATGGAGAGGACCTGGGGGGATGAGAAGAAGAGGGCAAGGATGATGAAAATCAGGCCTGCGTAGATATTTGCACCGCCGGTCCGGGCCCCGTACCGGTACTGCCCGGCCATCCCGCCGGCACCATGACACATGGGAAATCCCCCGAACGGGACCGAGAAGATGTTCATAAGACCGATGCTTGTCGAGAATTTCTTTGGCGGGACATCCTTTCCAAAGAGATCTTTTGTCAGGAGGGAAGTGGCAAGGATGGCATTGGAGATGGTAAGAACTACCTGGGGAAGCACCAGTGTCGAGAAAGCGGATGAGAAATCCGCAGGGATGGGTAAAATGAGCTGCGGTGCAGGGATCAGGCTGATAGGGGGAACTCCGTACAGTGCGATTCCCGCAATAAGGCCAACCCCTATTACCACGATCGCTGACAGGTCCGGAATTGAACGATACCGTGCAAGGAGATAAAAGCCCGCGATGATGGCGATGCCAATGATAAAGAACGTGGGATCCTTGACTACGAACCCCAGCGATGAGCGGAACAGGAGCAGGGCAAGTCCGAGTTGTATTCCCCGCACAATGCTCTGCGGCACCCATTTTTCGATGACCGCGAAGAACCGGCCATAGCCGAGCACAAGAAAGATGACCCCGAGTATCAGACCCGCAGCGGCGATCTCCCCGCTGCCGATGGATCCCGCGATCACGATCACTGCCACCGCCTTCATTGGTTCGAGCGGGATAGGCAGCCGGTAATACAGGCCGGTGAGGATGAACCAGATCCCAAAGAAGAGGAGGATATACCGGGCGTTTACATCCGAGACCAGTGCCACGGCAAGAATGAGCGGGATGATTGTCCCGAAATCCCCGAGCGATCCCGCCAGCTCGGAGAGGTTGAATCTCAGTGGAGGTAGGGCTGTGTCGGACACGGATATCAGGGGCTTTACTCATGGGAACAGGATTTTGTCAGTCATTACCGATCTGGCGCAGGTGCTTTGTTAACCAATTTTAAAGAAATTATGCACCTGATATTTTTTATCTAATAGTTGAATGATTCTTTTGTATCTTTATCATTTCCAAACCCGAACGATCCTTGTCCTGCAATTCCCTTTCCCATTGCAAGCTCTTTCACCGGAAGATTATTTTTTATACCTATTTCGCCTTTATCCTGTATAAACGAGGTATTGTGATGAAGACGAATCGTATTTATCTAGCGTTAATTGTCGTTATGCTTATGTTTGCAGGCTTTTCGGCAGTATCTGCTGCTGAGCCGATTGGCGGGAACCAGGGCTGGATTGCCGTGCACTGTAATGTCGATGGAGCAACGGTCTACTTCGATGGTACGTATGAAGGTGTGATATCCTCAGGAGTTCTCACCGTTCCGGTTTACAGCACCGGTACCCCGATAAAATCATTCACCGTGAGCAGCCCCGGGTACACAACCTACAACGGTCCTATCCCCGCCATGCCCGGGAAGGGAGAGACGTTCGATGTGTATGCTACCCTGAATGCAGCTGCACCCACGACTCCTGCAGTTATTGGTGGCGGCCAGGGATGGTACGTTGTCAACTGTAACGTAAATGGTGCAACCGTCTCGTTCGACAACCAGGTTGTTGGCGTGATCACCCAGGGAACATTAACGGTCCCGGTCTATACTACCGGCACACCCTACCAGACCTATACTGTATCGATGAATGGGTACCTGCCCTATACCGCTGCCCTGACAAGTGTCCCCAGCCCGGGACAGTCTGTGACTCTCTATGCAACCCTCAATCCGGCACCAACGGCATCGCCTATCCCGGCACCCACAAAATCACCCCTCCCGTTCTCCCTCATTGTTATCGGACTGGGTATTGCAGGTGTCCTTGCAATCAGGAAGGAACGCTCCTGATTCCTGCGAATTCTTTTTTTTAACGTTCTTTAAAAATGTCTCCTGTTTCCTGACAGCTCCGCGAGCAGCGGGAGATTTTCATGAAACTGCGGAACAATGAACTACGGGCTTTTTTCTTTCCGGCCCGCCGGTAATCGTAAAAAAATCAAAAAAAAAAGAAATCCCTTAGGAGACTGGTTTTTTTGCTGATTTGTCGTTTGCCGCTGGTTTTCCCTGGGCAATAATCTCCTGACGGAATTTTTCGAAATGGAGCTCATCGAGCTGCTCGGACAGGAGCCTTCCGCTCCAGGCACGGCGGTACACCCAGTTGACAATCTTATCAATGGTGGCAAGTACCTCTTCTTCGGTCTCAACCGTCATCAGTTCCCTGCCGATACGGGGATGCCTCCCTCTCCT
The sequence above is drawn from the Methanomicrobiales archaeon HGW-Methanomicrobiales-1 genome and encodes:
- a CDS encoding sulfate transporter; its protein translation is MSDTALPPLRFNLSELAGSLGDFGTIIPLILAVALVSDVNARYILLFFGIWFILTGLYYRLPIPLEPMKAVAVIVIAGSIGSGEIAAAGLILGVIFLVLGYGRFFAVIEKWVPQSIVRGIQLGLALLLFRSSLGFVVKDPTFFIIGIAIIAGFYLLARYRSIPDLSAIVVIGVGLIAGIALYGVPPISLIPAPQLILPIPADFSSAFSTLVLPQVVLTISNAILATSLLTKDLFGKDVPPKKFSTSIGLMNIFSVPFGGFPMCHGAGGMAGQYRYGARTGGANIYAGLIFIILALFFSSPQVLSIIAVGVLGALLVFVGIEMSRHSFKTDSLLITGVIGILALVSSMTVAFIVGMVLAYITYGIKKKSGPDIC